A window from Citrus sinensis cultivar Valencia sweet orange chromosome 3, DVS_A1.0, whole genome shotgun sequence encodes these proteins:
- the LOC102624690 gene encoding uncharacterized protein LOC102624690 isoform X1 has translation MCKAQSVNSGLALRGCCLELIRSLSKLHQLSGMASSDKPEVVERDVKEKGHKEDDKEEGKGGFIEKVKDFIHDIGEKIEETIGFGKPTADVTAVHIPKINLERADIVIDVLIKNPNPIPIPLIDINYLVESDGRKLVSGLIPDSGTIHAHGEETVKIPVTLIYDDIKNAYDDIKPGMIIPYKIKVDLIVDVPVFGRLTLPLEKNGEIPIPYKPDIDLEKIKFERFSFEETVAILHLKLENKNDFDLALNSLDYEVWLSDASIGAAELTKSAKIDKNGISYIDIPITFRPKDFGSALWDMIRGKGTGYTMKGHIDVDTPFGAMKLPISKEGGTTRLKKNKEDGGDDDDDDED, from the exons ATGTGTAAGGCGCAGAGTGTAAATAGTGGCCTTGCTCTTCGTGGTTGCTGTCTTGAACTCATCAGATCTCTTTCAAAACTTCATCAACTGTCAG GTATGGCATCATCTGATAAGCCGGAAGTAGTTGAAAGGGATGTTAAGGAGAAAGGGCACAAGGAGGATGACAAAGAAGAGGGAAAAGGTGGATTTATCGAAAAAGTCAAGGATTTTATCCATGATATTGGTGAAAAGATTGAGGAAACAATTGGATTTGGGAAGCCAACTGCTGATGTTACTGCAGTTCACATTCctaaaattaatcttgaaaGGGCAGATATTGTTATTGACGTGCTCATTAAAAACCCGAATCCTATACCGATCCCTCTAATTGACATAAACTACTTGGTTGAGAGTGATGGAAGGAAATTGGTTTCTGGTTTGATCCCAGATTCTGGAACTATTCATGCACATGGCGAGGAGACTGTCAAAATCCCTGTTACTCTGATTTATGATGACATTAAAAATGCATATGATGATATCAAGCCTGGGATGATTATTCCATATAAGATCAAGGTTGACCTGATTGTAGATGTGCCGGTTTTTGGAAGGTTGACTCTTCCACTTGAGAAAAATGGAGAGATCCCCATTCCTTACAAGCCCGATATTGATCTCGAGAAGATTAAGTTTGAGAGATTCTCATTTGAAGAAACTGTTGCAATTCTTCATTTGAAGTTGGAAAATAAGAACGACTTTGACTTGGCCCTGAATTCACTTGATTATGAAGTTTGGCTATCAGATGCGAGCATTGGAGCTGCTGAACTCACAAAATCTGCCAAAATTGACAAGAATGGGATTAGCTATATTGATATTCCTATCACCTTTAGGCCCAAGGACTTTGGCTCCGCACTTTGGGACATGATCAGAGGAAAAGGTACTGGTTACACCATGAAAGGACATATTGATGTGGACACACCTTTTGGAGCTATGAAGTTACCAATCAGCAAGGAGGGTGGTACTACGCGCCTCAAGAAGAACAAAGAAGATGGTGGTGATGACGACGACGATGATGAG GATTAG
- the LOC102624690 gene encoding uncharacterized protein LOC102624690 isoform X2 — protein sequence MNLEFMSGSALCMASSDKPEVVERDVKEKGHKEDDKEEGKGGFIEKVKDFIHDIGEKIEETIGFGKPTADVTAVHIPKINLERADIVIDVLIKNPNPIPIPLIDINYLVESDGRKLVSGLIPDSGTIHAHGEETVKIPVTLIYDDIKNAYDDIKPGMIIPYKIKVDLIVDVPVFGRLTLPLEKNGEIPIPYKPDIDLEKIKFERFSFEETVAILHLKLENKNDFDLALNSLDYEVWLSDASIGAAELTKSAKIDKNGISYIDIPITFRPKDFGSALWDMIRGKGTGYTMKGHIDVDTPFGAMKLPISKEGGTTRLKKNKEDGGDDDDDDED from the exons ATGAATCTTGAGTTCATGAGTGGATCTGCTTTAT GTATGGCATCATCTGATAAGCCGGAAGTAGTTGAAAGGGATGTTAAGGAGAAAGGGCACAAGGAGGATGACAAAGAAGAGGGAAAAGGTGGATTTATCGAAAAAGTCAAGGATTTTATCCATGATATTGGTGAAAAGATTGAGGAAACAATTGGATTTGGGAAGCCAACTGCTGATGTTACTGCAGTTCACATTCctaaaattaatcttgaaaGGGCAGATATTGTTATTGACGTGCTCATTAAAAACCCGAATCCTATACCGATCCCTCTAATTGACATAAACTACTTGGTTGAGAGTGATGGAAGGAAATTGGTTTCTGGTTTGATCCCAGATTCTGGAACTATTCATGCACATGGCGAGGAGACTGTCAAAATCCCTGTTACTCTGATTTATGATGACATTAAAAATGCATATGATGATATCAAGCCTGGGATGATTATTCCATATAAGATCAAGGTTGACCTGATTGTAGATGTGCCGGTTTTTGGAAGGTTGACTCTTCCACTTGAGAAAAATGGAGAGATCCCCATTCCTTACAAGCCCGATATTGATCTCGAGAAGATTAAGTTTGAGAGATTCTCATTTGAAGAAACTGTTGCAATTCTTCATTTGAAGTTGGAAAATAAGAACGACTTTGACTTGGCCCTGAATTCACTTGATTATGAAGTTTGGCTATCAGATGCGAGCATTGGAGCTGCTGAACTCACAAAATCTGCCAAAATTGACAAGAATGGGATTAGCTATATTGATATTCCTATCACCTTTAGGCCCAAGGACTTTGGCTCCGCACTTTGGGACATGATCAGAGGAAAAGGTACTGGTTACACCATGAAAGGACATATTGATGTGGACACACCTTTTGGAGCTATGAAGTTACCAATCAGCAAGGAGGGTGGTACTACGCGCCTCAAGAAGAACAAAGAAGATGGTGGTGATGACGACGACGATGATGAG GATTAG